The following proteins are encoded in a genomic region of Actinomadura sp. NAK00032:
- a CDS encoding SpoIIE family protein phosphatase, giving the protein MDRQTASATFPSAAAAVADARRFVRKVLADWGMDEAADDAVLATSELATNAIAYAGTSFEVSCRLEDGDIKIEVRDRHPTRGIEMPGVTASSGRGLPSIARLAASWGVSYDHRTKGVWFRLARPGAAAAPAEAENEDAGTAHAEAPVRGPQTRERGPREREQAREAAGAQGREGGLSGDVGDMPVAGDRLLRSPAAVEAMEDGVATVREILGAEGAAVLLTERDGRMIMGSSAGTAAELPLGELSVAGLGPAARAGSPWVAAEGDPTATALQARSVAAAPLESQGRLTGVVVAVSSAPGRFGEADGVRLGRLADEMSLSLEKARVGELERSWRGWLSFVAEASDLLAGTLDQERTMALVAQLVVPRLATWCAVYTVADGEPDRLAYVWHADENRADGLRELLEHAGAAPPMDGPGSWNGLATAPEEVRAAAGDTAADHVYAFPLIARGRRIGTIVIGRPPGDRFPRSAIELAEELSRRAALAVDNARLFSAQTAMSSALQRSLLPPGIPEIPGLEVAVVYEPAGEGSEVGGDFYDVFESGPGPGGPASASRWRFAIGDVCGTGPEAAAVTGLARHALRILAAEDMSVPGVLARLNRLILGEGERGRLLTLLHGEIATRRPDGVRIRLTSAGHPLPLVLDPDGGVREAATAQALLGVFDGVDFHTDTVDLRRGEVLLCVTDGVTERRSGSRLLGDGDGLERLLAGCTGLSAGAVAARIQRAVRDFGPEPSNDDIALIVLRAS; this is encoded by the coding sequence TTGGATCGGCAGACGGCGTCGGCCACCTTCCCGTCCGCCGCCGCGGCGGTGGCGGACGCGCGCCGCTTCGTCCGGAAGGTGCTGGCCGACTGGGGCATGGACGAGGCCGCGGACGACGCGGTGCTGGCCACCAGCGAGCTCGCCACCAACGCGATCGCCTACGCCGGGACGTCCTTCGAGGTCTCCTGCCGGCTCGAGGACGGCGACATCAAGATCGAGGTCCGCGACCGGCACCCCACCCGTGGCATCGAGATGCCCGGCGTGACCGCCTCCAGCGGCCGCGGGCTGCCGTCGATCGCCCGGCTCGCCGCGTCCTGGGGCGTCTCCTACGACCACCGCACCAAGGGCGTCTGGTTCCGGCTGGCCCGTCCCGGCGCGGCGGCCGCCCCCGCCGAGGCCGAAAACGAGGACGCCGGCACCGCCCACGCCGAGGCCCCCGTCCGCGGCCCGCAGACGCGCGAGCGGGGCCCGCGCGAGCGCGAGCAGGCCCGCGAGGCCGCCGGCGCCCAGGGCCGCGAGGGCGGCCTCAGCGGCGACGTCGGCGACATGCCCGTCGCGGGCGACCGCCTCCTGCGCTCCCCGGCCGCCGTGGAGGCCATGGAGGACGGCGTCGCCACCGTCCGCGAGATCCTCGGCGCGGAGGGCGCCGCCGTCCTGCTCACCGAGCGCGACGGCCGCATGATCATGGGCTCGTCCGCCGGCACCGCCGCGGAACTGCCGCTCGGCGAGCTGTCGGTGGCCGGGCTCGGCCCCGCCGCCCGCGCCGGCTCCCCGTGGGTCGCCGCCGAGGGCGACCCGACCGCCACGGCCCTGCAGGCCCGCTCCGTGGCCGCCGCGCCGCTGGAGTCCCAGGGCCGCCTCACGGGCGTCGTGGTGGCCGTCTCGTCCGCCCCCGGCCGCTTCGGCGAGGCCGACGGCGTCCGGCTCGGCCGGCTCGCCGACGAGATGTCGCTCTCCCTGGAGAAGGCCCGGGTGGGGGAGTTGGAACGCTCCTGGCGGGGCTGGCTCAGCTTCGTCGCCGAGGCCAGCGACCTGCTCGCCGGCACCCTCGACCAGGAGCGCACGATGGCCCTGGTCGCCCAGCTCGTCGTCCCCCGGCTGGCGACCTGGTGCGCCGTCTACACCGTCGCCGACGGCGAGCCCGACCGGCTCGCCTACGTGTGGCACGCCGACGAGAACCGCGCCGACGGGCTCCGCGAGCTGCTGGAGCACGCGGGCGCCGCCCCGCCGATGGACGGCCCCGGCTCCTGGAACGGCCTCGCCACCGCCCCCGAGGAGGTCCGCGCCGCCGCCGGCGACACCGCCGCCGACCACGTCTACGCCTTCCCGCTGATCGCCCGCGGTCGGCGCATCGGCACCATCGTCATCGGCCGCCCGCCCGGCGACCGCTTCCCGCGCAGCGCGATCGAGCTGGCCGAGGAGCTCAGCCGCCGCGCCGCCCTCGCCGTCGACAACGCGCGGCTGTTCTCCGCGCAGACCGCCATGAGCAGCGCCCTGCAGCGCAGCCTCCTGCCGCCCGGCATCCCCGAGATCCCGGGCCTGGAGGTCGCCGTCGTGTACGAGCCGGCGGGGGAGGGCAGCGAGGTCGGCGGCGACTTCTACGACGTGTTCGAGAGCGGCCCCGGCCCGGGCGGCCCCGCGTCGGCGTCCCGCTGGCGGTTCGCGATCGGCGACGTGTGCGGCACCGGCCCCGAGGCGGCCGCCGTCACCGGCCTCGCCCGGCACGCGCTGCGCATCCTCGCCGCCGAGGACATGTCCGTCCCGGGGGTGCTGGCCCGGCTCAACCGGCTCATCCTCGGCGAGGGCGAGCGGGGCCGGCTGCTCACCCTGCTGCACGGCGAGATCGCGACCCGCCGCCCCGACGGCGTGCGGATCCGGCTGACGAGCGCGGGCCACCCGCTCCCGCTCGTCCTCGACCCGGACGGCGGCGTGCGCGAGGCGGCCACGGCCCAGGCGCTGCTCGGCGTCTTCGACGGTGTGGACTTCCACACGGACACGGTCGACCTGCGCCGGGGCGAGGTGCTGCTCTGCGTGACCGACGGCGTCACCGAACGCCGTTCCGGGAGCCGGCTGCTCGGCGACGGCGACGGCCTCGAACGGCTGCTGGCCGGGTGCACCGGGCTCAGCGCGGGCGCCGTCGCCGCCCGCATCCAGCGCGCGGTGCGCGATTTCGGCCCGGAGCCGTCGAATGACGACATTGCCCTCATCGTTCTACGGGCGTCATGA
- a CDS encoding ATP-binding protein: protein MTETTLRAAPQTEAVEYARRLAARTMRTWALMDREELVTAIVAELVANAVRHAGTALELRLLRGTGRVRVEVRDRAAQLPRLTVPGPLDESHRGLFIVDRFANSWGADPVTGGKVVWAEVDI, encoded by the coding sequence ATGACCGAGACCACACTGCGCGCGGCGCCGCAGACCGAGGCGGTCGAGTACGCACGGCGCCTCGCCGCCCGCACCATGCGCACCTGGGCGCTGATGGACCGCGAGGAACTCGTCACCGCGATCGTGGCCGAACTCGTCGCCAACGCCGTCCGGCACGCGGGGACGGCCCTGGAGCTGCGGCTGCTGCGCGGCACCGGCCGCGTCCGCGTCGAGGTCCGCGACCGCGCCGCCCAGTTGCCCCGGCTGACCGTGCCCGGCCCGCTGGACGAGTCGCACCGCGGCCTGTTCATCGTCGACCGGTTCGCCAACTCCTGGGGCGCCGACCCGGTGACCGGCGGCAAGGTCGTGTGGGCCGAGGTCGACATCTGA
- a CDS encoding STAS domain-containing protein, whose product MHTTRQDGRATIAARGSIDLHSSEELRTRLTELVDAGERAVVVDLAAVDFCDSSGLNVLVRAYKHARAQNATLTVTGAYGRVENVLRTTGLDRFLIEDPAEEAAADER is encoded by the coding sequence TTGCACACGACACGACAGGACGGCCGCGCGACGATCGCCGCGCGCGGCTCCATCGACCTGCACTCCTCCGAAGAGCTGCGCACTCGGCTGACCGAGCTCGTGGACGCGGGCGAGCGGGCGGTGGTCGTCGACCTCGCGGCGGTGGACTTCTGCGACTCCTCCGGTCTGAACGTCCTCGTCCGGGCGTACAAGCACGCGCGCGCCCAGAACGCGACGCTGACCGTCACCGGCGCCTACGGCCGCGTCGAGAACGTCCTGCGCACCACGGGGCTCGACCGGTTCCTGATCGAGGACCCGGCGGAGGAGGCGGCGGCCGATGAGCGGTGA